In one Haemophilus parainfluenzae genomic region, the following are encoded:
- a CDS encoding respiratory chain complex I subunit 1 family protein codes for MITLPSEIATSAGMFVFAIVQALILLALAPLFSGISRMIRARIQSRRGPGVLQDYRDIAKLMKRQNIWPDNAGWVSKAMPYVLISTVMVVAMSLPLFTRVAPFGAGSDLITVIYLFALFRFFFSIAGLDSNSTFSSLGASREVTLGVLVEPILMLAFLVIALIAGSTNFAVIGNALSDNTWQYPIATVIAIAAAFFAVFIEMGKIPFDLAEAEQELQEGPLTEYSGPALALLKVGLSLKSMVVASIFVSVLLPFGIPTEMSLSAVILGGILFFVKLLVVFVLACVFENTLSRTRFMLTGRLTVVGFGISVLAFVFYFTGL; via the coding sequence ATGATTACGTTACCTTCAGAAATTGCAACATCTGCCGGAATGTTTGTTTTTGCCATTGTGCAAGCCTTGATTTTGCTTGCCCTTGCACCGTTATTTTCCGGTATTTCACGTATGATCCGTGCTCGTATTCAATCTCGTCGGGGTCCTGGCGTGTTACAAGATTATCGTGACATTGCAAAATTAATGAAACGTCAAAACATTTGGCCAGACAATGCGGGGTGGGTTTCTAAAGCGATGCCTTATGTGCTAATTAGCACAGTGATGGTGGTTGCCATGAGTTTGCCTTTATTTACTCGTGTTGCACCATTTGGAGCTGGCAGTGATTTAATCACCGTGATTTACTTATTCGCCTTGTTCCGTTTCTTCTTTTCAATTGCGGGTTTGGATTCAAACAGCACATTCTCAAGTTTAGGAGCAAGTCGTGAAGTCACATTAGGTGTCTTGGTAGAGCCAATTCTCATGTTGGCATTCCTTGTCATTGCGTTAATTGCCGGTTCAACCAATTTTGCGGTTATCGGTAATGCACTTTCCGATAACACTTGGCAATATCCAATTGCGACAGTGATTGCTATCGCTGCAGCATTCTTCGCCGTATTTATTGAAATGGGTAAAATTCCATTTGATTTGGCGGAAGCGGAACAAGAATTACAAGAAGGTCCATTGACAGAATACTCTGGTCCAGCACTCGCCTTATTAAAAGTCGGCTTAAGCTTAAAATCTATGGTTGTAGCATCTATCTTTGTGAGTGTGTTGCTTCCTTTCGGTATCCCGACAGAGATGAGCTTAAGTGCGGTCATTTTAGGTGGCATTTTATTCTTCGTGAAATTATTAGTGGTGTTCGTATTGGCTTGTGTTTTTGAGAACACACTTTCTCGTACCCGCTTTATGTTAACAGGACGTTTAACCGTGGTCGGCTTCGGCATTTCTGTGTTGGCGTTTGTATTTTACTTCACTGGGTTGTAA
- a CDS encoding hydrogenase 4 subunit D yields MERLALITIILPFVGAFIVGLNKKHFAQIATVFAALATLGTLLVAGQWFADGHQSVTYDIVAFDKTAIFGVTLDAVSTLIAFAVVALGFLICLYSCGYLTDKNREHPHNGLPRFYAFLLIFIGAMAGLVYSSTLAGQLLFFEITGGCSWALISYYQTPKAQAAAMKALIITHVGAIGLYIAAAYLFSQSGTFSITALEHLDPSAKTIVLFGVMFAAWGKSAQLPMQIWLPNAMEAPTPVSAYLHAASMVKVGVYIFARSVMSAGEIPHIVGEVGIIMAMITLIYGFLMYLPQTDLKRLLAYSTITQLSYIFIGISLAALGSKLAFVAAISYIFNHAFAKSLFFLVAGSLSYATGTRSMPLLQGIMRTMPVVGAGFGVAALAIAGVPPFNGFFSKYPLFAAGFELGQEYGWITWLMVLALVESTATFVWLLYKFGQCVIGKPSEAVVNAQPIPFSMRFVLVVLMVMSVVSSFIAAYWLGLAG; encoded by the coding sequence ATGGAACGTTTAGCTCTGATTACAATCATTTTACCTTTCGTAGGGGCGTTTATTGTCGGTTTGAATAAAAAACATTTTGCTCAAATTGCCACAGTATTTGCTGCGCTTGCTACGCTGGGAACCTTGTTAGTCGCAGGACAATGGTTTGCCGATGGTCATCAAAGCGTCACTTATGACATCGTCGCTTTTGATAAAACCGCGATCTTTGGTGTAACGCTTGATGCAGTCAGTACATTAATTGCCTTTGCCGTTGTGGCCTTAGGTTTCTTAATCTGCTTATATTCTTGTGGTTACTTAACTGATAAAAACCGTGAACACCCACATAATGGGTTACCACGTTTTTATGCATTCTTGCTGATTTTTATCGGTGCCATGGCAGGCTTGGTGTATTCCTCAACTTTAGCAGGACAATTATTGTTCTTCGAAATTACCGGGGGATGTTCTTGGGCATTGATCAGTTATTATCAAACACCAAAAGCCCAAGCCGCCGCAATGAAAGCCTTGATTATTACCCACGTGGGTGCAATCGGGTTATATATTGCTGCAGCCTATTTGTTCAGCCAATCAGGTACTTTCTCTATCACAGCGTTAGAACATTTAGATCCGAGTGCGAAAACCATCGTATTATTCGGTGTGATGTTTGCAGCGTGGGGTAAATCAGCACAATTACCAATGCAAATTTGGTTACCGAATGCGATGGAAGCACCAACACCGGTGAGTGCGTATTTGCACGCCGCATCAATGGTAAAAGTTGGGGTCTATATTTTCGCTCGCTCTGTTATGTCTGCTGGTGAGATTCCACATATTGTGGGCGAAGTCGGCATCATTATGGCGATGATTACCTTAATTTATGGCTTCTTGATGTACTTGCCACAAACTGACTTAAAACGTTTATTGGCGTACTCAACTATTACCCAACTTTCTTATATTTTCATTGGGATTTCTCTTGCTGCATTAGGCTCTAAATTGGCCTTTGTGGCAGCAATTAGTTACATCTTTAACCATGCTTTCGCGAAAAGCTTATTCTTCTTAGTTGCTGGTTCATTAAGTTATGCGACAGGAACTCGTTCTATGCCATTACTACAAGGCATTATGCGTACAATGCCCGTGGTCGGTGCAGGATTTGGCGTAGCCGCGTTAGCGATTGCCGGGGTGCCGCCGTTTAATGGATTCTTCAGTAAATATCCATTATTTGCGGCCGGATTTGAGTTAGGCCAAGAGTACGGTTGGATCACTTGGTTGATGGTGCTTGCTTTAGTTGAATCTACCGCGACATTCGTATGGTTATTATATAAATTCGGACAATGTGTCATCGGTAAACCATCAGAAGCAGTTGTCAATGCACAACCTATACCATTCTCTATGCGTTTTGTGTTAGTTGTATTAATGGTAATGTCCGTGGTGTCCAGTTTTATCGCCGCATATTGGTTAGGTTTGGCTGGTTAG
- the hyfE gene encoding hydrogenase 4 membrane subunit — MLMINGLACLLIITSLCVIMVRTAKKAALFYSLQSLVLVLLFVYLANEMQAHELYMWSISAFITKVVLVPAILIYAMKKVDESQTPAGINVAWLIPITAVIVTLCYFVVVPIDLPLVAHLKPALSVSLSHFLLGLVCIVSQRNIVKQVFGYCLMENGSHLTLALLANKAPELVEIGIATDAIFAVIIMVVLVNKIYRTFHSLDAKQLMSLKG, encoded by the coding sequence ATGTTAATGATAAATGGACTTGCGTGTTTACTCATTATTACCTCTCTTTGCGTAATTATGGTTCGAACCGCCAAAAAAGCTGCATTGTTTTACAGTTTGCAATCGTTGGTGTTGGTATTACTGTTTGTCTATCTTGCCAATGAAATGCAAGCCCATGAACTTTACATGTGGTCAATCAGCGCATTTATTACCAAAGTGGTTTTGGTACCAGCGATTTTAATCTATGCGATGAAAAAAGTTGATGAAAGTCAAACTCCAGCAGGAATAAATGTCGCTTGGTTGATCCCGATCACAGCAGTGATAGTGACATTGTGCTACTTTGTTGTTGTCCCAATCGATTTGCCATTGGTTGCACATCTTAAACCGGCATTATCAGTGTCATTAAGTCACTTCTTATTAGGTTTAGTGTGCATTGTTAGCCAACGCAATATCGTAAAACAAGTATTCGGTTATTGTTTGATGGAAAACGGTTCTCATCTCACATTAGCCTTATTGGCAAATAAAGCACCTGAGTTAGTGGAAATCGGAATTGCCACAGATGCTATCTTTGCCGTCATCATAATGGTGGTGTTGGTAAACAAAATTTACCGTACATTCCATTCATTAGATGCAAAACAACTTATGAGTTTGAAGGGGTAA
- a CDS encoding hydrogenase 4 subunit F, with translation MYEQWIIALLIAPLAISLASFACGVTKTRTICTALHVTGLILMLAFTLQIINGVLTQGEISALHNWVYIDSLSAIFLGLIAIVGTLAGIYSIGYISTEYREGHLDLKTYCNYYGFLHLFFFTMIISVITNNVILMWAAIEATTLSSAFLVGTYKQKTSLEAAWKYIIICSVGVAFGLYGTILTFSNGTNLLADPSQAIFWTEINQQAAGLNPMLMYLAFAFILVGFGTKCGLFPMHTWLSDAHSEAPSPVSAILSAVLLNCAMLVVLRYYILVSKAVGSTYPQTLLLVFGLLSVLVAALFIIVQFDIKRLLAYSSIENMGLISFAFGLGGPIGVFAGLLHTINHSLAKTLLFCASGNILLKYKTRDMNQVRGLWRVAPMTAVLFAGGALALGGIPPFNVFVSEFSIAVAGIYAGKTWLMVFCLILLTIVLAGLSLMVLKTVLGKQPDNVEVGDVNKVSLVAMAILLLFMFIMGIHIAEPILQLLKSAVGIVLGSEQVSFGEMLVLPWQSLAQ, from the coding sequence ATGTATGAACAATGGATAATCGCGTTATTAATCGCACCTTTAGCAATATCACTTGCCAGTTTCGCTTGTGGCGTGACAAAAACACGGACAATTTGTACCGCACTTCATGTTACAGGTTTGATTTTGATGTTGGCATTCACCTTACAAATTATTAATGGTGTGCTGACTCAGGGGGAAATCAGTGCATTACATAACTGGGTTTACATCGACAGTCTATCTGCTATTTTCTTAGGTCTTATCGCTATTGTTGGAACGTTAGCCGGTATTTATTCTATCGGTTACATTAGTACTGAATATCGCGAAGGGCATCTTGATTTGAAAACATACTGCAATTATTACGGCTTTTTGCATTTGTTTTTCTTCACCATGATCATTTCTGTGATCACCAATAATGTGATTTTGATGTGGGCAGCCATTGAAGCAACCACATTAAGTTCAGCATTCTTGGTCGGTACATACAAACAAAAAACCTCTCTTGAGGCTGCATGGAAATACATCATTATTTGTTCAGTTGGGGTGGCGTTTGGATTGTATGGCACAATTTTAACGTTCTCTAATGGAACAAATCTTTTAGCTGATCCAAGCCAAGCTATTTTCTGGACAGAAATCAATCAACAGGCAGCAGGTTTAAATCCAATGCTCATGTATCTTGCTTTTGCCTTTATTTTGGTTGGGTTTGGTACTAAGTGCGGTCTATTTCCAATGCATACTTGGTTATCTGATGCACACAGTGAGGCTCCAAGTCCTGTGAGTGCGATTCTATCTGCTGTATTATTGAATTGTGCCATGTTGGTGGTATTGCGTTATTACATCTTAGTTTCTAAAGCAGTCGGTTCTACATACCCGCAAACCTTATTGTTGGTATTTGGTTTACTCTCTGTATTAGTGGCGGCGTTGTTTATTATCGTCCAATTCGACATCAAACGTTTATTGGCATATTCCAGTATTGAAAACATGGGGTTAATTAGCTTTGCCTTTGGTTTAGGTGGCCCAATCGGTGTATTTGCGGGTTTATTACATACCATCAACCATAGTTTAGCGAAAACCTTGTTATTCTGTGCTTCAGGTAACATATTATTAAAATATAAAACCCGTGATATGAACCAAGTACGTGGTTTATGGCGTGTAGCACCAATGACGGCGGTGTTATTTGCCGGTGGTGCGTTAGCACTAGGTGGTATCCCACCATTTAACGTGTTCGTCAGTGAATTCAGTATTGCTGTTGCCGGTATTTACGCAGGTAAAACTTGGTTAATGGTGTTCTGTTTAATTTTACTCACTATCGTGTTAGCTGGATTGTCTTTAATGGTATTAAAAACCGTATTAGGCAAACAACCGGATAATGTTGAAGTGGGGGATGTGAACAAAGTTTCACTCGTGGCGATGGCAATTTTATTGTTATTCATGTTTATTATGGGTATTCATATTGCCGAACCAATTTTGCAGTTATTAAAAAGTGCGGTCGGAATTGTACTCGGATCTGAACAAGTGTCTTTTGGTGAAATGTTAGTTTTACCTTGGCAAAGTTTAGCGCAATGA
- a CDS encoding NADH-quinone oxidoreductase subunit C: protein MELTKNTSVDPAKMIGKNYIEAVNAKFPNTILDEEWSTPNQVTLTIKTNMLPDVVEYLYYQHEGWLPLVFGNDERSIHGNYAVYYVLSMEGEVKTFITIKALVDPVSLEFPSVTPKVKAAVWGERELFDMYGLKAVGLPDQRRLVLPDDWPDDLYPLRKDSMDYRLRPDPTTATETYEFINEKGEARIVPLGPLHITSDEPGHFRLFVDGEDIIDADYRLFYVHRGMEKLAETRMDYDQVNFLADRVCGICGFTHSVAYANSVESALGIQIPKRAEWIRAILLEVERLHSHLLNLGLSSHFTGFDTGFMQFFRVREKSMTLAEVLTGARKTYGINLIGGVRRDMLKHQREQCIKLIGEMREELKTLTDILLNTPNMEQRTVGVGVLAKDIARDFSPVGPMIRGSGFARDVRKVHPFSGYGDIPFNLFTEANGDVLSRVKVRINEVFESMNIIDYMVDNLPSGEILKEGFNYTPGRFALGITEAPRGEDIHWSMLGDNQKLFRWRCRAATYANWPTLRYMLRGNTVSDAPLIIGSLDPCYSCTDRVTVVDVRKRKAKTVDYKEIERYGIERKNSPLK from the coding sequence ATGGAATTAACTAAAAATACATCAGTCGATCCAGCCAAAATGATTGGCAAAAATTACATTGAAGCAGTCAATGCAAAATTTCCAAATACCATTTTGGATGAGGAGTGGTCAACACCAAATCAGGTTACACTTACCATTAAAACCAATATGTTACCTGATGTTGTTGAATACCTTTATTATCAACATGAAGGTTGGTTACCGTTGGTATTCGGGAATGATGAGCGTTCAATTCATGGAAACTATGCAGTGTACTACGTGCTTTCCATGGAAGGGGAAGTGAAAACTTTTATCACCATTAAAGCCTTAGTTGATCCTGTGAGCTTAGAATTTCCATCTGTGACACCAAAAGTCAAAGCGGCGGTTTGGGGTGAGCGTGAATTATTCGATATGTATGGTTTGAAAGCCGTCGGTTTGCCTGACCAACGCCGCTTAGTGTTGCCAGATGATTGGCCAGATGATCTTTATCCATTACGTAAAGACTCAATGGATTACCGTTTACGTCCAGATCCGACAACCGCGACAGAAACATACGAATTTATTAACGAAAAAGGCGAAGCACGTATCGTTCCACTTGGCCCGTTACATATCACTTCCGATGAACCTGGACACTTCCGTTTGTTCGTAGATGGGGAAGATATCATTGATGCGGACTATCGTTTGTTCTATGTGCACCGTGGTATGGAAAAATTGGCAGAAACCCGTATGGATTACGACCAAGTTAACTTCCTGGCTGACCGTGTATGTGGGATTTGTGGCTTCACACATAGTGTGGCCTATGCCAATTCCGTCGAAAGTGCTTTAGGGATTCAAATTCCAAAACGCGCTGAATGGATCCGCGCGATTTTATTAGAAGTAGAACGTTTACACAGTCACTTATTAAACTTAGGTCTATCTAGTCACTTTACCGGCTTTGATACTGGCTTTATGCAATTCTTCCGTGTTCGTGAGAAATCCATGACCTTGGCAGAAGTGCTAACAGGTGCACGTAAAACCTATGGTATTAACCTTATCGGTGGTGTGCGTCGTGATATGTTGAAACATCAACGTGAGCAATGTATCAAACTTATCGGCGAAATGCGTGAAGAACTCAAAACCTTAACCGATATTTTATTAAATACACCGAATATGGAGCAACGTACGGTAGGTGTTGGTGTCTTGGCAAAAGATATCGCTCGTGACTTTAGCCCGGTTGGTCCAATGATTCGTGGTTCTGGCTTTGCGCGTGATGTACGTAAAGTACATCCGTTCTCCGGTTATGGCGATATCCCTTTCAATCTCTTCACTGAAGCCAATGGTGACGTGTTATCTCGTGTGAAAGTGCGGATTAATGAAGTGTTTGAATCCATGAATATCATTGATTACATGGTGGACAATTTGCCAAGTGGCGAAATCTTAAAAGAAGGTTTCAATTATACGCCTGGACGTTTTGCTTTAGGGATTACGGAAGCACCACGTGGCGAAGATATTCACTGGTCAATGCTAGGCGACAACCAAAAACTTTTCCGTTGGCGTTGTCGTGCTGCCACTTATGCTAACTGGCCAACCTTACGCTATATGTTACGTGGCAATACAGTGTCTGATGCGCCACTTATTATTGGTAGTCTTGACCCTTGCTATTCTTGTACCGACCGTGTCACCGTGGTGGATGTGCGTAAACGCAAAGCGAAAACTGTAGATTATAAAGAAATTGAACGCTACGGTATTGAACGTAAAAATTCACCATTGAAATAG
- a CDS encoding formate hydrogenlyase complex iron-sulfur subunit codes for MFKLLKTVFKAGDVTTKYPFKPYEVDEDFRGKPELNSDQCIVCAACTIACPANALTMRTNPVTGERTWSLFLGRCIFCGRCEEVCPTKAIRLSQDFELSVTNKQDLFQETTFATVTCQECGKPFISYKELNYTIDLFKQTLDKPELVKQKLAELHTCPVCKRQHSLEKTANMESNMRMKLIDFKEPVRLNFKKALEQREQSAVDVPNVLAGGERR; via the coding sequence ATGTTTAAATTACTAAAAACGGTATTTAAAGCAGGTGATGTCACCACCAAATATCCGTTCAAACCTTATGAAGTCGATGAGGATTTTAGAGGAAAACCGGAACTCAATTCTGATCAATGTATTGTCTGTGCGGCTTGTACTATTGCCTGTCCAGCTAATGCGTTGACCATGAGAACCAACCCAGTTACAGGTGAACGCACATGGTCATTATTCCTTGGTCGTTGTATTTTCTGTGGACGTTGCGAAGAAGTTTGCCCAACTAAAGCCATTCGCTTGTCACAAGATTTTGAACTCTCAGTGACCAATAAACAGGATCTTTTCCAAGAAACCACCTTTGCGACAGTAACTTGCCAGGAATGTGGTAAACCGTTTATTTCTTATAAAGAATTGAATTACACCATTGATTTATTCAAACAAACTTTGGATAAACCTGAATTAGTGAAACAAAAATTAGCGGAGTTGCATACTTGTCCGGTTTGTAAACGTCAGCATAGCTTAGAAAAAACCGCGAATATGGAATCCAATATGCGGATGAAATTAATCGACTTTAAGGAGCCAGTTCGCTTGAATTTTAAAAAAGCACTCGAGCAACGAGAACAAAGTGCGGTTGATGTACCTAACGTTTTAGCAGGAGGCGAAAGACGATGA
- a CDS encoding NADH-quinone oxidoreductase subunit B family protein, with translation MNTQIPMPVNGISTPFSIDENIAKMKQTLLKDIQRSAYVYRVDCGGCNGCEIEIFSTITPTFDAERFGIKVVASPRHADILLFTGAVTRAMRTPAMRAYQAAPDPKICISYGACGCGGGIFHDLYCVWGGSDQIVPIDVYIPGCPPTPAATIYGFAVALGLLDQKLKGKQEKADPNAEAKLRFPTIPLDLRISLEREARRLAGYRQGGNIANQFMAMMAENDKVPFGVRLGEYLEREADPRLSEIVNRLHAISLPFSG, from the coding sequence ATGAACACACAAATTCCAATGCCGGTCAATGGCATATCAACACCGTTTAGTATTGATGAAAATATTGCCAAAATGAAACAAACGTTACTGAAAGATATTCAACGTTCAGCTTACGTTTATCGTGTGGACTGTGGCGGTTGTAATGGGTGTGAAATCGAAATTTTCAGTACCATTACGCCAACATTCGATGCGGAACGTTTTGGTATTAAAGTGGTGGCTTCACCTCGTCACGCGGACATTTTATTATTCACTGGTGCGGTTACCCGTGCGATGCGTACGCCAGCAATGCGTGCTTACCAAGCTGCGCCTGATCCAAAAATCTGTATTTCTTACGGTGCTTGCGGTTGTGGTGGCGGTATTTTCCATGATCTTTATTGTGTTTGGGGCGGTAGTGATCAAATTGTGCCAATTGATGTGTATATCCCAGGCTGTCCTCCAACCCCTGCAGCAACTATTTATGGATTCGCGGTAGCGCTTGGTTTGCTTGATCAAAAGCTCAAAGGTAAACAAGAAAAAGCCGATCCTAACGCAGAAGCTAAATTACGTTTCCCAACTATTCCGTTGGATTTGCGTATTAGTCTTGAACGTGAAGCGCGTCGTCTTGCTGGTTATCGTCAAGGCGGTAACATCGCTAACCAATTTATGGCAATGATGGCAGAAAATGACAAAGTGCCATTTGGTGTACGTTTAGGTGAATACCTAGAACGCGAAGCCGATCCGCGTTTAAGCGAAATCGTCAATCGTTTGCATGCGATTAGTCTGCCGTTTTCGGGATAA
- a CDS encoding formate hydrogenlyase maturation HycH family protein, whose amino-acid sequence MTTKVFFYLLNERFVENDEQVPEQAKQVMYYSLAIGHHVGVIDCFKKLLVCDYDAYQRFVDSFPEGDAKRKFAGLMRFGEIVIDSSHVNLLAKAMDENKANFTPEHQEWVEILMDTLASIQREPVMYIMVKRRDE is encoded by the coding sequence ATGACAACGAAAGTCTTTTTCTATTTATTAAACGAACGTTTCGTCGAAAACGATGAACAGGTGCCAGAGCAAGCAAAACAGGTGATGTATTACTCTTTGGCGATTGGTCACCATGTTGGCGTAATTGATTGTTTTAAAAAATTACTGGTTTGCGACTACGATGCTTATCAACGTTTTGTAGATAGCTTTCCAGAAGGGGATGCTAAACGTAAATTTGCCGGCTTAATGCGATTCGGTGAAATAGTGATTGATTCTAGCCATGTCAATTTATTGGCGAAAGCGATGGATGAAAATAAAGCCAATTTCACCCCAGAACATCAAGAGTGGGTCGAAATTCTGATGGATACGTTAGCATCGATTCAGCGTGAACCTGTGATGTATATTATGGTGAAACGTCGTGACGAATAA
- the hycI gene encoding hydrogenase maturation peptidase HycI, whose translation MTNNVILTVGNSMMGDDGAGPYLYQLLSENPLPNWTVLDGGSAPENVAHIVRDMKPDLLLIFDAADMELVPGKIRIIEKESIAEMFFMSTHNMPLNYLIEQLEQDIKQIVFVGLQPDLVSFGFPITESVKESVQFMYDFLKEGRSLEEIPVL comes from the coding sequence GTGACGAATAATGTGATCTTAACCGTTGGCAACAGCATGATGGGGGATGACGGTGCGGGCCCTTATCTCTATCAGTTATTGAGTGAAAATCCATTGCCAAATTGGACCGTACTTGACGGCGGCTCAGCACCAGAGAATGTTGCACATATTGTGCGAGACATGAAACCTGATTTGCTTTTAATTTTCGATGCGGCTGATATGGAATTAGTACCAGGCAAAATCCGAATCATTGAAAAAGAGAGCATTGCTGAAATGTTTTTCATGAGTACGCATAATATGCCGCTTAATTACCTCATTGAACAACTGGAACAAGATATTAAACAAATTGTTTTCGTGGGGCTTCAACCCGATCTGGTTTCCTTTGGTTTTCCAATTACAGAAAGCGTAAAAGAGTCTGTGCAATTTATGTATGATTTTTTAAAAGAGGGAAGATCGCTTGAAGAGATTCCTGTTTTGTAA